The genomic window GTCGGTAGCAAAACCGCGAATTTCGTAGTTTTTCTCAGCCTTAGCTGTCACCAAAGCCATCGCTGTCGCAATCTCGCAACAACTCAAACCAACGGAATCAACTACAACGCCTGACATCGAACCGGAGACATCTACAGCGTGCATAAACACTTTACCTGTGGGTTCTACAACCTCAAAAGACATTTCCAACGCCTTTTCTAAAATGTCTACAATCCGAGGTACGGGTTGCCAAGTTTTTTGGCTGCGTCCGAGTTTTCCCCCAGAATTATAGGTTTTTAGCGCTTTAAGGACATCAATAGGGTGGATGCGTCCTTTACGAAGATGCTCTTTACTATTTAACGTTGCTTCCAGGCGCTTTAAGTTAGCCTTTCCATCGGTTCGCAATACATCTAATTGAGTTAACGAACCTAAGTTACGCAACATTGCACCAATGGGCATTTCTTCAAACAGTAATTGCCATGCGGCTTTGTCCATTTTGCCTACGGGAGCAGCCATTTCATGAGTTAGGTGTCCTTGAGAAATAGCTTGATGTGTTTGTTCGGGGTTGCGTTTTAGCCATTCGTACCACCAAATTTGAGCAAGAGCGGGGTTAGGAATCTCTTTAGGCAATTCTTCCCATCCTTTAACTACCCATTCAAACAATTGGCGGTGTTCCTCTGTTGGTGGTTTAACGTGAAATAATCGCAAAGCATCTCGGTGAGTAAACCCTTGACGTTGTTGATACTTCAATAGCTGGTAAGCCAAGCCTTTGACATCTTCCCGCGATAGCCAAGTTTTGCCCGATTCTCGCACCACTTTACCAAAGCCGCGCATAGACTTTGTATAGCTCAACCATTCATAAAAATGGCTACCAGTACGGATAACTGTAGAAAATATTTCTTGAAATGCTTGCTTTGCTTCCTTGCTTTCGCCCATTGAGAGCAACACTAAAGCCAAAATAGGAGCGCTGTTGTTGATAGAGCGACCATCACTAGCATAGACAATTTCTTTAGCTACGCGGGTGGGGTCAGAGGCGATCGCACTTACCAATACATTAGCAAAGTCATCGGTTAGTTCTTTCTTTCCAGCGTAGTAGGTGCTTGTCGCCGTCCCAATCAGCAAGCAGCGACGCAACATACCCCAAATGCCAGCATCAAAAGTATAGCCGCCAGAACGTCCTTTAATCATCTCTGCTTCCCGTCCAGGAATAGTTTGATTTTGGGGAGTTCCCGACTTTTTCTTAGTAAAAAAGTTGTAATTCATTCTGTTTCCTCAGCCTTTGCAGGCAAAATATGTGTGATGGGGCAGGAATCGAACCTGCGACCACTAGATTATGAGTCAATAACCCTAGTTCTTCGGTCTTTACAGACAAGTTGCGAATAAGGATGTTTTAGCGCTCTACCACTGAGCTACCCATCACAAGTTTTTGATTTTGGTGTAACAGAGTAGGAATCGAACCTACAAACCTTGCGGTACTAGATCCCGATAACCCTCAATTCTTCGTCCCTTAAGGGCAAGATTGCGAACTAAGGCTTTTTAAACTAGCGCGTTTACCATTTCGCCACCTGCTACATATACGTCTTTACTTATTTAGATTTTTTGGTGTAGCAGAGCGGGAATTGAACCCGCACCCCCGGCGAATTAAGGTTTTTTTCGTTAATAGCGATAACCCTCGATTCTGCGTCCTTTTCAGGCAAAAATTGGCGCTCTACCAATTGAGCTACCCGCCACAAGTAATTTAATCCTCATCACTAAATATCAATCGTTTTCCAACATCTCGGTGAAATGCTTTGTATTACAAATGTAGTATATGTATTTTCAATTGTCAAGAGTTGGAGCAATAATTTTAGGTTTTTGGCTCAAAGTCACTACGCGCGCTAAAATTCTGGGGCTAAAATAAGCGCGATCGCCTTTACTATGACAATAAATTGGGAAACCGCCAAAACCTACGAAGACATCTTCTATCACAAAGCTGATGGCATCGCCAAAATTACTATCAATCGCCCCCACAAGCGCAACGCCTTCCGCCCAAAAACTGTTTTTGAACTCTACAATGCGTTCGCTGATGCTAGAGAAGATACAAGTATTGGTGTAGTTCTATTTACGGGTGCGGGTCCGCATACTGATGGCAAATACGCCTTTTGTTCTGGCGGCGATCAAAGCGTACGCGGTGATGCTGGCTATATAGATGATGATGGTGTTCCCCGCCTCAATGTCTTAGACTTGCAACGCCTGATACGTTCTATGCCTAAAGTTATTATTGCTTTAGTAGCTGGCTATGCGATCGGTGGCGGTCATGTTTTACATTTGATTTGCGATCTAACTATTGCCGCCGATAACGCTATATTTGGGCAAACTGGCCCAAAAGTCGGGAGTTTTGATGGTGGATTTGGTGCGAGTTATCTGGCGCGGATTGTGGGGCAAAAAAAGGCGCGAGAAATTTGGTATTTATGCCGCCAATACACCGCTACTCAAGCGCTGGAAATGGGTTTAGTTAATACCATCGTCCCAGTGGAACAATTAGAAATAGAAGGTATCCAATGGGCAAAAGAAATATTAGAAAAAAGCCCGATCGCAATTCGTTGTCTAAAGTCGGCTTTTAACGCTGATTGTGACGGACAAGCAGGGTTACAGGAATTAGCCGGTAATGCCACTATGCTTTATTACATGACTCAAGAAGGCGCAGAGGGCAAACAAGCATTTTTAGAAAAACGTCCCCCCAACTTTCGCTCTTTTCCTTGGTTGCCTTAAGTTGAAGGTTTTATAAATTACTTTTTGGCTAATAAAATTTATAAGCAATATAAAAAATCGCACCTCTAATTAATTGAGGTGCGATTTTAATCTAGATGTTAAATCAGTATACAAAAATGAGAAATCTAAAACTTTGAGCAGGCTAAAACACATTTTCTGTTTTTATTGTTTTATACTCTAGCGCTGCATCTATCTAATTGCGTATTAGTTGTTGGTCTAATTACTTGGTTAGACTTTTCGGAAGATTGGTTTATTTCACGAACTAAAGGACGCTCGGCAGCTACGGCAGGCATTGCATCAGGCAAATTCATCATGTCTTCTAAGTTTTCCCAAGAGGGAGCAAAGGCGGGGATCGCCAAAGAGCAAGCCTTCCAGCCTCCGTGGACCGAGCCATCTAGCAATTGGCACGTACCACCACGTCGTCCTTCTGACTTGTAATAACGGCAATAACGGCAAGCCGATGTAAGGAGGTTTGAGGTTTTCATAAAAGGCTGACTGAAGAACTATCTATGTCTTTCATTTTGCTACTATGAAGAAAACGCCCTTTCTTTATCAAAGTATTATGAGACATGGTTTGTAGCGATCCCTAAGCAAAATTCATTTCATACTTTCTTTAGATTGTGATGAGATTTAACTTAGTTTTAGTAATATTTCGACATAAAGGATTTACTTACGTAGTAATTTTAATAAATTCAATTTGGGGATCAATGTTAAACAATTTTTAATTGCTGTAAAATTGGCTGCAATTTACGAAAAAACTATATTAAGAACAAGTAAACTTATGCTTATATTTAATCAAAATAACTGGTGTGCAAGCGCGAAAACGATCGCAAAGTAGCTATTATTCCGTGCTTTTGGGGATGTGAATATTAAAGAATTGATGTTTATATGCAAAAGCTCAGTAACTTCACGGATGAAGAAAAACAAATAAATAATTAATTAAAAGATGCCTAAAAAGATAATTGCTTCTAGCTGATTAGCTCTAAAACTCTTTCACAGCGCAAATACAGCAAACTTGCCAGCGTTGTAATTCCCCAGGAGGCGTAGGAGCTTGGCATTGAGGACAAAGAGGCAAATTACAATTTTTCTGCTGCGTTGTTTTTACCCACTGGCTAAAGGCTGCTTGAGCATCTTTGCACTTAGGTGCTTTGGGTTCAGTTGAGGTAGCTTTCGCCAAAACGCTAGGATGAACGCCCCCAAAAAAATTATCAGCAGTGGCGCGATTTTTGGCAATAGTTTCGGGCCGTTGCCATTGCGCCGTCGAAAAGCGAATATCAGTTAAAGGACTAGGCAAATAAACATTTAGCTTAGTTAAAATACGCGATCGCTCCATAGTCAAAGTCTGCGCCCAAGCGGCGCTAGAAGTTGCCACCCACAACACATTTTTTTGGATTGATAATAATTGAGTATGGGGAGTAATAGCACTACCCACAACTTGCGACCAATATTGCAACGCTAGTTGAAAAGGCTGTTGTTGCAAGCTGCTTTGCTGAAGGACATTAGCTAAAATCCGATCGATGGATTTGAAGGACATGGCAGGATTTAGAGTGGGAATACCAAAAGAAGCGATACGATAAATTTAATTGCCCAACAGATTTTACTTAAATTATAGGTAGTCCGCATGGCGGTGAAGGGCGATCGCAGCAGAAAAACGTGAATGGAGAACCGTCCCATGGGACTGATTGACCGCATCAAACGAGTAATTCGCGCCAATACTAGCGATCTAGTCAGCAAAGCAGAAGATCCAGAAAAAGTGCTAGAGCAAACTGTTGCCGAAATGCAAGACGATTTGGTGCAATTGCGGCAAGCTGTAGCTAGTGCGATCGCTACCCAAAAACGTACCGAAAGGCAAGCAAATCAAGCGGAATCTGTCGCCCAAGACTGGTACAGCCGCGCTCAACTAGCCTTAAATCAAAATAATGAAGTTTTAGCCAAAGAAGCCCTAACTAAGCGCAAATCTTACCAAGAAACCGCTACAGCCCTAAAAGCTCAAATGAGCGAGCAAAGTAGTGTTGTCAACAGGATTAAAAAAGATATGCAAACTTTAGAACTAAAAATTGGCGAACTAAAAACAAAAAAAGATATGTATATCGCTAGAGCGCGTTCGGCAACCGCTTCACAAAGGCTAAATGAAATGTTAGGAGGAGTCAATACAACAAGTTCTTTAAATGCCTTTGCCCAAATGGAAGAAAAAGTATTACAACTTGAGGCACAATCAGAGGCGATCGCCGAACTTGGAACTGATGACTTACAAAAACAATTTACTTCTCTTGCCGCCGCCAGCGATGTCGATGCGGAACTAGCGGCATTGAAAGCTCAAATATCATCAAACCCCGCCCAGCTACCGCCTAAATCTATAGAAGAATCCTAGAAGAATTGTTAATATAGCTAGTAGTAAAAATTGCTTAAAAATTATCCTTACTGGGAGCAGAAGTAAAACGCTTGAGCTTAAGTTAAAAATAACAGCATAGGCTCATTGGTTGAATTTAAACTAGGCATTCAATTAGCCGCCCCGTCCATAAACCCTTGTAAACCTAAAACGGAATTAATAATAGTTATGGGATTATTTGATCGCATTAGCCGAGTTGTCAGATCGAACCTGAACGATATGGTCAGCAATGCTGAAGACCCAGAAAAAATGTTAGAGCAGTCGATCCTAGAAATGCAGGAAGACTTGGTTCAGTTGCGTCAAGGTGTGGCTCAAGCGATCGCCGCGCAAAAACGCTCCGAACAGCAGTACAATCAATCACAAAATGAAGCTAATAAGTGGCAGCGCAACGCCCAACTAGCATTACAAAAAGGTGACGAAAACCTAGCCCGTCAAGCTTTGGAGCGCAAAAAAAGCTTTGGTGAAACAGCTACTAGCCTAAGAACTAGCCTAGATTCCCAAGTCGGTCAAATTGACACTCTCAAGCGTAGCTTAATTGGACTTGAAAGCAAAATCTCTGAGGCGAAAACCAAAAAAGATATGCTCAAAGCCCGTAGTGCCGCAGCTAAAGCCCAAGAGAACTTACAAAGTACCGTAGGCAGATTGGGAACAAGCAGCGCCATGGCAGCTTTTGAGCGGATGGAAGAAAAAGTATTGATGCAGGAAGCCCGCGCTCAGTCGGCGCAAGAATTGGCAGGATCGGATCTAGAGAGCCAATTTGCGATGTTAGAATCCGGTAGCGGTGTAGACGATGAATTAGCCGCCCTCAAAGCTCAAATGTCTTTAGGCCCTGCTACTTCTGCGAGTACCCCTTCACTTCCTCAAGCCACCGATAAACCAGCCAACCCACAATCTAACGAGGTTGTAGATGCGGAACTAGACCAGTTACGCAAGCAGTTAGACAACCTTTAAGTTGCCCGCAAGTCTAAACCAAATCAGCACTCTAGTAGACCATTACTAGCAATTAGTCTATTAGAGTGCTTTAGACAGAGTAATAATTTTTAGCGGTCAGTTCGGTTTATTGTAGGAAAAGGCTTAAACAATAAAATTTATGAGTAACGCGATCGCCATTAACGATCCAGAATTTGACACCGAAGTAATCCAAGCAAGTCAGCCAGTTTTAGTATACTTTTGGGCTGCTTGGTGCGGCCCTTGTCGTTTGATGTCCCCAGTCATAAACTGGGCAGCAGAGAACTATAGCGATCGCTTGAAAGTAGTAAAAATGGAAGTAGACCCAAATCAAGTCACCGTCAAGCAATATCAGGTGGAAGGCGTACCCGCGTTAAGACTATTTCAAGGTTCGCAGCTAATAGCCTCCTCCGAAGGTGCGATCGCTAAACCC from Synechocystis sp. PCC 7509 includes these protein-coding regions:
- the menB gene encoding 1,4-dihydroxy-2-naphthoyl-CoA synthase; the protein is MTINWETAKTYEDIFYHKADGIAKITINRPHKRNAFRPKTVFELYNAFADAREDTSIGVVLFTGAGPHTDGKYAFCSGGDQSVRGDAGYIDDDGVPRLNVLDLQRLIRSMPKVIIALVAGYAIGGGHVLHLICDLTIAADNAIFGQTGPKVGSFDGGFGASYLARIVGQKKAREIWYLCRQYTATQALEMGLVNTIVPVEQLEIEGIQWAKEILEKSPIAIRCLKSAFNADCDGQAGLQELAGNATMLYYMTQEGAEGKQAFLEKRPPNFRSFPWLP
- a CDS encoding PspA/IM30 family protein; amino-acid sequence: MGLFDRISRVVRSNLNDMVSNAEDPEKMLEQSILEMQEDLVQLRQGVAQAIAAQKRSEQQYNQSQNEANKWQRNAQLALQKGDENLARQALERKKSFGETATSLRTSLDSQVGQIDTLKRSLIGLESKISEAKTKKDMLKARSAAAKAQENLQSTVGRLGTSSAMAAFERMEEKVLMQEARAQSAQELAGSDLESQFAMLESGSGVDDELAALKAQMSLGPATSASTPSLPQATDKPANPQSNEVVDAELDQLRKQLDNL
- a CDS encoding TROVE domain-containing protein; the protein is MNYNFFTKKKSGTPQNQTIPGREAEMIKGRSGGYTFDAGIWGMLRRCLLIGTATSTYYAGKKELTDDFANVLVSAIASDPTRVAKEIVYASDGRSINNSAPILALVLLSMGESKEAKQAFQEIFSTVIRTGSHFYEWLSYTKSMRGFGKVVRESGKTWLSREDVKGLAYQLLKYQQRQGFTHRDALRLFHVKPPTEEHRQLFEWVVKGWEELPKEIPNPALAQIWWYEWLKRNPEQTHQAISQGHLTHEMAAPVGKMDKAAWQLLFEEMPIGAMLRNLGSLTQLDVLRTDGKANLKRLEATLNSKEHLRKGRIHPIDVLKALKTYNSGGKLGRSQKTWQPVPRIVDILEKALEMSFEVVEPTGKVFMHAVDVSGSMSGVVVDSVGLSCCEIATAMALVTAKAEKNYEIRGFATDFRYLGITAKDTFSSALKKSSNQNFGGTDASVAYDWMIKNKFKADVICFWTDSESWAGNKHPSQALAQYRKKINPDIKAVYVTLAPYQLTLVDPTDPLSWDMGGFDPGIPRIIQMVANGEL
- a CDS encoding DciA family protein, which encodes MSFKSIDRILANVLQQSSLQQQPFQLALQYWSQVVGSAITPHTQLLSIQKNVLWVATSSAAWAQTLTMERSRILTKLNVYLPSPLTDIRFSTAQWQRPETIAKNRATADNFFGGVHPSVLAKATSTEPKAPKCKDAQAAFSQWVKTTQQKNCNLPLCPQCQAPTPPGELQRWQVCCICAVKEF
- a CDS encoding thioredoxin family protein, with amino-acid sequence MSNAIAINDPEFDTEVIQASQPVLVYFWAAWCGPCRLMSPVINWAAENYSDRLKVVKMEVDPNQVTVKQYQVEGVPALRLFQGSQLIASSEGAIAKPKLISFLDPHLN
- a CDS encoding PspA/IM30 family protein; its protein translation is MENRPMGLIDRIKRVIRANTSDLVSKAEDPEKVLEQTVAEMQDDLVQLRQAVASAIATQKRTERQANQAESVAQDWYSRAQLALNQNNEVLAKEALTKRKSYQETATALKAQMSEQSSVVNRIKKDMQTLELKIGELKTKKDMYIARARSATASQRLNEMLGGVNTTSSLNAFAQMEEKVLQLEAQSEAIAELGTDDLQKQFTSLAAASDVDAELAALKAQISSNPAQLPPKSIEES